Proteins encoded within one genomic window of Neodiprion fabricii isolate iyNeoFabr1 chromosome 6, iyNeoFabr1.1, whole genome shotgun sequence:
- the LOC124185557 gene encoding cilia- and flagella-associated protein 161-like, translating to MYSSNVRCGNWTENIALSEEKLKLYVMKRDREELLVQHTRKVFANVFREVQLAKPGDFITFGSCVQLQAPDMPGFPPRSKYSNYGVVLAGTMNERDIDTAHHFLDGCSLVCSPVLIPCVRNTFVIKPADCHHREGDNLMFDQAFLLQLIESGREPLYVRAETPTVSSAHGPMEHNPVMLSNNPDCYAKWKVLYWDPNMRFETAGAPFPPSTRVVICHVMTGLCLAVEYCQWYLTIFGPDCGVSVHTYADVHRRETAECLWMFVTEKSSSENTECPAGSG from the exons atgtacagttCAAACGTGCGGTGTGGAAATTGGACTGAGAATATTGCTCTTTCGGAG gagaagttaaaattatacgtaatgAAGCGGGACCGAGAAGAGCTTCTGGTGCAGCACACGAGAAAAGTCTTTGCGAACGTATTCCGCGAGGTGCAGTTGGCAAAACCTGGCGATTTCATAACGTTTGGTAGCTGTGTCCAACTTCAGGCACCCGACATGCCGGGTTTCCCACCTAGAAGCAAGTACAGTAATTACGGTGTCGTTCTCGCCGGTACGATGAACGAACGCGACATAGATACTGCTCATCACTTTCTCGACGGTTGTTCACTCGTTTGCTCACCAGTCCTGATACCTTGCGTCCGAAATACGTTCGTCATCAAACCCGCCGATTGCCATCATCGCGAAGGCGACAATCTTATGTTCGATCAAGCATTCCTTTTGCAG CTGATAGAGTCTGGTCGCGAACCTCTGTACGTAAGGGCAGAGACTCCTACAGTTAGCTCGGCTCATGGTCCCATGGAGCACAACCCAGTGATGTTGAGCAACAATCCAGACTGTTACGCCAAGTGGAAGGTTCTCTACTGGGACCCTAACATGAGGTTCGAGACTGCGGGCGCACCATTTCCACCCTCGACCAG GGTGGTCATCTGTCACGTAATGACCGGGCTTTGTCTGGCCGTTGAATACTGTCAATGGTACTTGACCATATTTGGACCCGATTGCGGCGTCTCGGTTCACACGTATGCCGATGTCCACAGGCGAGAAACCGCCGAGTGCCTGTGGATGTTCGTCACCGAGAAATCTTCATCGGAAAACACCGAATGTCCTGCCGGTTCAGGTTAA
- the LOC124184648 gene encoding uncharacterized protein LOC124184648: MGVAMTSVVTVALILLVTTTAAEDCSTDDDCFQYQYCYETSKKCVNYTECALFDRQEGQKRARDAKQCGPCLPGFSAEVKTDDHESDTCKKNEANQNSYTSLVCGIIVCIVITAIVAYVIYFVDKSKCWEKLSTCGFERTVAVIKPTAPPASSNNNDYGDMYELRIPLQANGSTNYPGPLKDHYKPVKAQAFQAPEWVNTDANYDSQESPAALTTTLEIQDEETIQSTWTPGQITSPTVTDRPFASISAEQAENTTNTALDLVTRCPIPSSSGQERRENSGPSATPPRPEHSNANPNPPSATFISANVNLNVINSGCCSNSHK; encoded by the exons ATGGGGGTTGCCATGACTTCCGTGGTAACAGTCGCATTGATTTTATTG GTAACAACGACTGCTGCGGAAGACTGTTCAACCGATGATGATTGTTTTCAATATCAGTATTGCTACGAAACGTCCAAAAAGTGCGTCAACTATACGGAGTGTGCCTTATTTGACAGGCAGGAAGGCCAAAAACGAGCCCGCGATGCCAAGCAATGTGGTCCTTGTCTTCCGGG tttttccGCCGAAGTCAAGACGGACGATCACGAATCAGATACGTGCAAGAAAAATGAAGCAAATCAGAATTCGTACACTAGTTTAGTATGCGGAATAATCGTGTGTATCGTAATTACTGCTATCGTCGCTTACGTTATATACTTCGTGG ataAATCGAAATGTTGGGAAAAACTTTCAACATGTGGTTTCGAACGTACAGTTGCGGTGATAAAACCGACTGCACCTCCGGCATCATCAAATAACA ATGATTATGGGGATATGTATGAACTGCGTATACCGCTGCAAGCAAATGGATCTACTAATTATCCCGGTCCTTTGAAGGATCATTATAAGCCAGTGAAGGCGCAAGCCTTTCAGGCACCAGAATGGGTTAATACAGATGCAAATTATGATTCTCAAGAAAGCCCGGCAGCGCTAACAACGACTTTAGAAATACAAGATGAAGAAACAATCCAGAGTACTTGGACGCCTGG acaaaTTACTTCACCCACTGTCACCGATAGACCCTTTGCGAGTATTTCCGCTGAACAGGCTGAGAACACAACGAATACGGCCCTAGACCTTGTTACTCGGTGTCCTATCCCTTCATCTTCCGGTCAAGAACGTAGAGAAAATAGCGGACCGTCGGCCACACCACCACGCCCTGAACATAGTAACGCTAATCCAAATCCGCCCTCTGCCACCTTCATTTCGGCCAATGTTAATTTAAACGTGATAAACTCCGGATGCTGCTCAAATAGCcacaaatga
- the LOC124184649 gene encoding trypsin-3-like yields MNIFIFCLLFTSLASVFASPVPSGENRIVGGRNGTIEEVPYQISSLLDGSHNCGGSLINEYWIVSAAHCFQRDFSRYSVRIGSTMRNAGGTIHELDQIINHPNYSIPVTYANDIALLKVKEPMDFSARVQPIPLPEQYEMVPEGEFSTISGWGTIRWLVGPVADIVQIAEVPVTSREYCATAYGQSWITDDMLCAGFPEGGIDACQGDSGGPLVVDGVLHGAVSWGSGCALAGYPGVYARVSYFRDWIRENSGM; encoded by the exons ATGAacatctttattttttgtcttctGTTCACCAGCCTCGCCTCTGTATTCG CCTCGCCGGTTCCATCCGGTGAAAATCGAATCGTCGGCGGCAGAAATGGAACGATCGAAGAAGTCCCTTACCAG ATTTCCTCTTTGCTTGACGGCAGCCACAACTGCGGCGGTTCCCTCATTAACGAGTACTGGATCGTTTCGGCTGCGCACTGCTTCCAACG AGACTTTAGCCGCTACTCTGTCCGGATCGGAAGCACAATGCGGAACGCAGGTGGGACTATTCATGAACTAGATCAAATCATAAACCATCCAAATTACAGCATCCCCGTGACTTATGCCAATGACATTGCTCTCCTCAAG gTAAAGGAACCGATGGATTTTTCGGCTCGGGTTCAGCCTATCCCTTTGCCTGAACAATACGAAATGGTCCCAGAAGGTGAATTTAGCACTATCTCTGGCTGGGGAACTATTCGT TGGCTTGTTGGCCCCGTGGCTGATATCGTTCAAATCGCCGAAGTTCCTGTAACTTCGCGGGAATATTGTGCGACTGCTTATGGTCAAAGTTGGATCACCGACGACATGTTGTGCGCTGGTTTTCCCGAGGGTGGCATCGATGCTTGCCAG GGCGATTCTGGCGGCCCGTTGGTAGTCGATGGAGTTCTTCACGGTGCCGTTTCCTGGGGCAGCGGATGCGCTCTTGCCGGTTATCCCGGTGTCTATGCCAGAGTTTCCTACTTCCGCGACTGGATCAGAGAAAACTCTGGAATGTAG
- the LOC124184319 gene encoding nucleolar GTP-binding protein 2 has translation MAKSHSASKAPRKEGFNRSGHSMNPERSTEGLKGVAKPRTKATIKRLQMYRNSKPKRNRVGKIISPAPFQGWHASGTVSRVEPSQRWFGNSRVVSQNALQQFQSALGTAMKDPYQVVMKQTRLPVTLLQQKAANARVHLLDTESFQNVFGPKKIRKRPNLPITTYDDMQAHVKEKEEKYNSEKDTKDHDLIRPDDGTRDVQRDWVMAAGQSRRIWNELYKVIDSSDVVIQVLDARDPMGTRSPPVEKYLKTEKTHKHLIFILNKVDLVPTWVTQRWVAILSAEHPTLAFHASLTHPFGKGSLINLLRQFAKLHGDKKQISVGFIGYPNTGKSSIINTLRSKKVCKVAPIAGETKVWQYITLMRRIYLIDCPGVVYPSAETDTEKVLKGVVRVELITNPEDYISHVLERVKPEYMRKTYKLDEWSDHIDFLEKLARRTGKLLKGGEPDVAIAARMVLNDWQRGKLPFFVPPVGFENPLPKKATEEETVAEVSNEINEDITSDKNEETENEAVKEPVKLSLNVVQDYRKIRIGLTFSSEDNRDVFADETGTIQNDDKDNNTSSAMSADDSQPPSESEEEEGDEEEKEDNGEGELLHQERNDLKKSGSKKYKTTANAEEENDSLKDDETFFGPEKDSLMQSAFDVVEEEYDSSDSEVREIKTTSSSGTFSVSDEPRKKEKTDPNEKKLTSKQRRAMERSNKRKKIGSDFYEVTNVKNRNRNRKVPKTR, from the coding sequence atggCGAAATCACATTCTGCTAGTAAGGCTCCACGGAAGGAGGGATTCAACAGATCGGGGCACAGTATGAATCCTGAAAGATCGACCGAAGGGCTCAAAGGTGTAGCGAAGCCTCGAACGAAGGCGACAATTAAAAGGCTGCAGATGTATCGTAATTCGAAACCAAAGCGTAATAGAGTTGGTAAAATTATAAGTCCAGCTCCATTTCAAGGATGGCATGCATCTGGTACGGTTTCTCGAGTCGAGCCCAGTCAAAGGTGGTTTGGAAATTCACGTGTCGTTTCTCAGAATGCTCTTCAACAGTTTCAAAGTGCATTAGGAACAGCTATGAAAGATCCTTATCAGGTTGTGATGAAACAGACCAGATTGCCCGTTACTTTACTACAACAAAAAGCTGCTAATGCCAGGGTACATCTGCTCGATACAGAGAGTTTCCAAAATGTGTTTGGACCGAAGAAAATTAGGAAGCGACCTAATTTGCCCATTACAACCTACGATGATATGCAGGCTCACGTtaaggagaaggaggaaaaatatAACTCTGAGAAAGACACTAAAGATCATGATTTGATCAGACCGGATGATGGGACACGAGATGTACAGAGAGACTGGGTCATGGCTGCAGGACAAAGTAGAAGAATTTGGAATGAACTGTATAAAGTAATCGACTCATCAGATGTTGTTATTCAAGTTTTGGATGCCAGAGATCCAATGGGAACTCGATCTCCACCCGtagaaaaatatctaaaaactgaaaagacccataaacatttaattttcatattgaaCAAGGTCGACTTGGTACCAACTTGGGTCACACAGAGATGGGTTGCAATATTAAGTGCTGAACATCCGACCCTTGCTTTTCATGCCTCGTTGACTCATCCGTTTGGAAAAGGTTCGTTGATTAATCTCCTACGTCAGTTTGCAAAGCTGCATGGAGATAAGAAACAAATTAGCGTCGGCTTTATAGGTTACCCAAATACAGGCAAAAGTTCCATCATAAATACTCTGAGATCTAAAAAAGTCTGCAAAGTTGCACCGATTGCCGGAGAAACCAAGGTATGGCAATACATTACCCTGATGCGGCGCATATATCTCATCGATTGTCCTGGCGTTGTTTATCCGTCTGCCGAAACAGATACGGAAAAAGTTCTGAAAGGCGTTGTTAGGGTTGAACTCATTACTAACCCTGAAGACTACATATCGCATGTATTGGAACGAGTGAAACCTGAATATATGCGTAAGACTTACAAACTCGATGAATGGTCAGACCACATAGACTTCTTAGAAAAACTAGCACGTCGGACTGGCAAACTATTAAAAGGCGGAGAACCTGACGTAGCAATAGCAGCACGAATGGTTCTTAACGACTGGCAACGCGGAAAGCTTCCTTTCTTTGTCCCACCTGTGGGATTTGAAAATCCATTACCTAAGAAGGCAACGGAAGAGGAGACTGTTGCTGAAGTATCGAATGAAATAAACGAAGATATTACTTCGGATAAAAATGAGGAAACTGAGAATGAGGCAGTGAAAGAACCTGTCAAATTGTCACTTAATGTTGTCCAAGATTACAGGAAGATCAGAATTGGTTTGACATTCTCAAGTGAAGACAACAGAGATGTTTTTGCTGATGAAACCGGAACTATTCAGAACGATGATAAGGATAATAATACAAGTTCAGCTATGTCTGCAGATGACTCCCAGCCGCCTAGTGAAtctgaagaagaagaaggagatgaagaagaaaaagaagataatGGTGAAGGAGAGTTGTTACACCAAGAGAGAAATGACCTGAAAAAGTCTGGAAGTAAGAAATACAAAACAACAGCAAATGCTGAAGAAGAGAATGATTCATTAAAGGATGATGAGACGTTTTTTGGACCTGAGAAAGATAGCTTGATGCAAAGTGCCTTCGATGTTGTAGAAGAAGAATACGATTCTAGTGATAGTGAAGTTAGAGAGATTAAAACAACCTCCAGCAGCGGTACATTCAGCGTCTCTGACGAAccaaggaaaaaagaaaaaacagatccaaatgaaaagaaattaactAGTAAGCAAAGAAGAGCTATGGAGAGATCaaataagagaaagaaaataggaAGCGATTTCTATGAAGTTACTAATGTAAAGAACAGAAATAGAAACAGAAAAGTTCCGAAGACAAGATAA